A single region of the Montipora capricornis isolate CH-2021 chromosome 13, ASM3666992v2, whole genome shotgun sequence genome encodes:
- the LOC138030529 gene encoding uncharacterized protein encodes MVKGSTLEFATYPHHTCQPKEINFSSRECLEIKTELQRLLDKGIIIPSEHETCEFISTIFVRPKADGSFRLILNLKRLNEHIVYHHFKMESLKSVIQLMEKDCFMASVDLRDAYYSVPMSVHAQKYLKFTWGGKLYQFTCLPNGLCCAPRLFTKLLKPVYSTLRLKGHLSVGYIDDSYLQGNTFVACQENVTDAVNIFQDLGFTIHPEKSILVPTRKLTFQGFILDSHFMRISLTAGKADSLKAAAQALLLRKSPTIREVAEVIGKMVASFPGVQLGPLYYRQLENHEIKALRENYGNFDRPMVISGTARADLKWWINNIHTSYKPIRVAPPVMDLKSDASHLGWGAVHGDRSTGGRWTDKEKLQHINVLELQAVFFALKVFCKEITNAHVKVFSDNTTTVTYINNMGGSHSFHCNALTRDMWLWCIDKGIWLSAAHLPGSQNIQADRASRKFHDQTGWKLDQDIFHRITSQLTKPEVDLFASRLNFQLDRYVSWKPDPGALAVDAFTLDWSSYVFYAFPPFSVSGRVVQKIQEDMAEGILLIPNWPTQPWFPKVMRLLVKEPLLLPKNNQLLQLPYNKTAVHPLVGKLTILACLLSGNPCRAREFRRTLSTSLWNQRSVTEYGPDSMKEKDRITVKTKPGQESAIERHNIQVASFSGSTEHRFLDNIDDNVVRSLPLESLKAFFKNKDVAETYLLNQVTFCEEMVQANVVYPFWFIQAEVLAFFVMPECFWDI; translated from the exons ATGGTGAAGGGTTCTACATTGGAATTTGCAACCTACCCCCATCACACTTGTCAACcgaaagaaataaatttttcttcGAGAGAATGCCTGGAAATAAAAACTGAATTGCAGAGATTACTAGATAAAGGTATTATTATACCTAGTGAACATGAAACATGTGAATTTATCTCCACAATTTTTGTGAGGCCAAAGGCTGATGGATCCTTCAGACTAATTCTTAATTTGAAAAGACTAAATGAACACATTGTTTaccatcattttaaaatggaatctCTTAAATCTGTAATTCAGCTTATGGAGAAAGATTGTTTTATGGCCTCAGTGGATTTAAGGGATGCATATTATAGCGTCCCCATGTCCGTCCATGCCCAGAAATACCTTAAGTTCACATGGGGTGGAAAACTGTACCAATTTACTTGCCTGCCAAATGGTCTGTGCTGTGCTCCTAGATTATTCACAAAGTTGTTGAAGCCTGTTTACTCTACGTTGAGATTGAAAGGGCACTTGTCTGTAGGCTACATAGATGATTCATATTTGCAGGGGAACACATTTGTTGCATGCCAAGAAAATGTTACAGATGctgttaacatttttcaagatcTTGGTTTTACTATTCATCCTGAGAAATCAATACTTGTACCTACAAGGAAACTGACTTTTCAAGGATTCAttttggattctcattttatgcGTATCTCCCTAACTGCTGGAAAGGCTGATTCTTTGAAAGCAGCTGCTCAAGCCTTACTTTTGAGAAAATCACCAACCATACGAGAGGTTGCTGAAGTTATTGGTAAAATGGTTGCAAGTTTCCCTGGGGTACAGTTAGGACCTCTTTATTATCGGCAATTGGAAAATCATGAAATCAAAGCACTCAGAGAGAACTATGGGAATTTTGACAGACCAATGGTTATTTCAGGGACTGCTAGAGCAGACCTCAAGTGGTGGATTAATAACATTCACACTAGCTATAAACCCATTCGTGTGGCCCCTCCAGTTATGGATTTAAAATCAGATGCCTCAcatcttggttggggggcaGTGCATGGAGATAGATCCACTGGTGGCAGGTGGACTGACAAGGAAAAGTTGCAACACATTAATGTCTTAGAATTACAAGCTGTTTTCTTTGCATTGAAAGTATTTTGCAAAGAGATAACTAATGCTCATGTTAAGGTATTCTCAGATAACACTACCACAGTAACTTATATTAACAATATGGGTGGCAGTCATTCGTTTCATTGCAATGCCTTAACACGAGACATGTGGCTTTGGTGTATAGACAAAGGCATTTGGCTATCCGCCGCACATCTTCCAGGTAGCCAAAACATTCAGGCTGATCGGGCATCCAGAAAATTTCACGATCAAACAGGATGGAAATTAGATCAAGACATTTTTCACAGGATAACATCACAACTAACTAAACCAGAAGTTGATCTATTTGCTTCAAGactaaattttcaacttgataGATACGTCTCGTGGAAACCTGACCCTGGGGCGTTGGCAGTGGATGCCTTTACTCTTGACTGGAGTTCTTATGTTTTTTATGCTTTTCCCCCATTTAGTGTTTCGGGAAGGGTAGTGCAGAAGATTCAAGAGGACATGGCCGAAGGAATATTATTGATCCCAAACTGGCCCACCCAGCCATGGTTTCCCAAAGTAATGAGATTATTGGTGAAAGAACCTCTTCTTCTCCCCAAAAACAATCAGCTGCTCCAACTGCCATACAACAAGACAGCAGTTCATCCACTGGTAGGCAAACTAACCATTCTGGCATGTCTGTTATCCGGGAATCCTTGCAGAGCAAGGGAATTCCGCCGCACACTCTCAACATCATTATGGAATCAACGCAGCGTCA CTGAATATGGCCCAGACAGCATGAAGGAGAAGGACAGAATCACAGTAAAGACTAAGCCTGGACAGGAAAGTGCGATAGAGAGGCACAACATTCAAGTAGCATCTTTTTCAG GGTCAACAGAACACAGGTTTCTGGACAATATTGACGACAATGTGGTCCGATCACTGCCACTTGAGAGCCTAAAGGCCTTCTTTAAGAACAAGGATGTTGCAGAAACATATTTGCTTAATCAGGTTACATTTTGTGAGGAAATGGTCCAG GCCAATGTTGtgtatcctttctggttcatccaggctgaagtcctggcattctttgtgatgcctgagtgcttctgggatatataa